DNA from uncultured Campylobacter sp.:
AGACGCATTTTAAAGGTAAATCAGTAAAAAAAGAAAAATTTTCGCATAAAATTCGTAAAAAAAAATTTTGCGGGGGGGGTAAAGCGTAGAGACGAGCATTGATTTTGTACCGGGTCGCTAACTCGCGCAGGCCGTAGATTTTTACGATTTTTGAGGCTTATTTTTCACAATAAATCATAGGCATAAATAAGGCGAATAATCGGTGGTAGCAAATGGGTTTTGCTTGCTCTTGCGTGATTTAAGCCTTGGCGGCTACTGTCTTAAGACACTTAAAGCAAGACGCACAAAAATATAGAAATCATCCAAAACGTAGCGCCGCGGGCGGGCTTATTTTTGGGCTTTGCAGATTTTTATTAAGATTAGGTTGCTATATTTTTGATTTTGACGCATTTTTCTAATACCGCCCTGATATTTACTCAAAATTACACGGCGTACCTTCGGATTTATCTGGGTTTTGTACGGATGTGGATTAAATTTACGCAAGAAAAATTAGATTTACGGATAAGATTTAATTCAAGGCCTTTGCCGTTTTATTATTTTAGCAAAGGCCTTAAGGCGATAAAGTTTATTTTTTACCTAAAAAATTGCCCGCGATCCTAAAAATATCGTCCACGATCGAGCCGTCTTTGTTCTGATCTAAAAACTGCGTAAGCATCGACATCATGGAGCCGCTGTCTGCAGAGCCTTGCAAATTTGAGGCTTTTAGCTGATTGTTTAGCATGCCTGCGATCATCGGCGCGATCATCGGTAGCAAGGTTTTGATAGAGTCCGCGCTGATGCCTAACTGCGAACCCACGTCGCTAGCTAGAGCCCTGCTGTTTTCTTTTGAGCCTGTCAGTACACCAAGCAGCTCGTTGCCCTCGGCGACGCTGATGTTTTGCGGGGCGTCAGCCATCTCGTCGAGGTTTGAGCGGCGGATCATATCTAGGAAATTCGACGAATCCGCGTCTGATTTAAAATTCTCGTTTGCTCTTTGCATGAAAATCGGCGCAATCTTAGAAATTACGGCCTCTACGTCGTTTGTCGCCAGTCCGCTTTTTTGCGACATCGCGTCTATCATGCCGCTGGAGTTGCCCAAAAGTAACTTTAATATATCCATTTTTATCCTTTTGATTTTTTCGCGAGTTTAAACTCGGCCGCCGTCTGTTTGGGTTTAACGAAACGGCGGCCAAGCAAGCCTGGAGAGTGGCTTATTTATAATTTTTGATCGCCGCGTCTAGGATCTCTTTCGCGGCGTTGGCGTCTTTAAATTCTTTAACCTTAACCCATTTGTTAGGCTCTAAAATTTTATAAGTTTCAAAGAAGTTTTTGATCTTATTTAAAGTGGCCTCAGGCAGGTCTTTATAGCTCTTGATCCCGTCAAATCTCGGGTCGATCTTGGTGACCGGTACGGCTAGTAGCTTCTCGTCCATACCCGCTTCATCCTCCATCACGAGTACGCCGATTAGGCGGCACGGGATCACACTGCCTGCTTGCAGCGGATATTCGTTTAGCACCAAGATATCGGCAGGATCGCCGTCTGCTGCGAGCGTGTTTGGCACGAAGCCATAGTTTGCCGGGTAGAACATCGCCGAGTAGAGCACGCGATCTACTACGACCGCGCCGCTATCTTTGTCGATTTCGTATTTGATGTTCGAGCCGTACGGGATCTCGATCACGGCGTTGATTTTGTCCGGGTTTGAGCCTGCTTTGATTTTTGAAACGTCCATTTTAATCCTTTGTAAAGCTCCTATCTCGCCAAAAGATTTTGAGATAATTGCCTTGAAATTTAAGTAAGCGATTATATAAAATCTCGGCTAAATTTGGAGTAAAATGAGAACTTTTGCTAGCTAAAATTTGGCGGGCTTACGGCGGTAAATTCGCTTTCTTAAAATTCGGCGAACAGCGAGATTTATAGGCTGTAAAATTTAAAGGCGGCATTCTTGTAGTGGTTCTGTTTTAGATTTTAACCGGCTTCAACAAACGACGGATTTGGATTGCGCTTGGAAATTAGAATTTTGCTAGTTAAATTTACGTTTTGCGGATTAAATTTAAAGCGGTAAATTTAAGATAAATTCGGGCGGCGAACCGCCCTAAAATTATTTTATTATTTCGATAGTTTTTACGTCGATAGAGGTTTTAGTAAAGTCCTTGTCGACCTCGCCGTAGATGCGCACTGGTGTATTTTCATCGACGGTTACGCCTCTCCAGTCCTCGTGGTCGATCTCGACTTCGATCGCGTCGCCGTTTTTATCGACGAACTGATAATGCTCGGGGCGAAACTCGGAGACGATCTTGCCCTCAAGTACGATGCGAGCGTCATCAGGTAGCGTTAAGGCCTGCTTTACGCTGCTTGCGCTCATGGCGCCCTTGCCGACGAAGCCGCCTTGATTTGCCGCACTTTGCGCGTTTGAGCCGGTAAATCCGCCCGCAGCAAACATAGCGCTTGCAAGAGCCGCTGATAAAACTATTTTTTTAAACATTACGTATCCTTGAAATTTGATGTGATTTTTGTGAAATCATAGAGCGGATTTTAATGATATTTCGTGAATTTTTTGTTAATTTGGATTTATGGAAAGCTTAAATTTAGAGCCTAGCTTGAGGCTCTAAAATAATGTTTATAGGCTATTTACGAGGGCTTTGACGTCGGCTACGATAGGCTCGATAGCACGCTCGCCGTTTACGACGTGGAGCAGGCCTTTTTCTTTGTAAAATTTACGTATCGCCTCGATCGGCTCTAGATAAACCTTCATACGGTTGTTGAAAACCTCGTTGTTGTCGTCAGCTCCGCGCGCTCGTCCGAGTACTCTCTCGCGTGCGACGGCTTCGCTAACGTCCACTTCGATAACGCCTTTTAACGCGATCTCGTTTTGCGCGGCTAGCACCTTGTCTAGCTCGGTCATCTGCTCGACGCTGCGCGGGTAACCGTCGATGATGACGTTTGATTTGTCCGAGCTTTTGATCGCCGAGACGATTGCGTTTACTACGACGTCAAGCGGAACTAGGTTGCCCTTTGAGATAAAGCCGTCGATTAGTTTGCCAAGCTCTGAGCCGCTGGTAACCTCTGTGCGAAGCAGGTCGCCCGTGGAGAAGTGCGCAAATTTAGCATCTTCTTGCGCGATTAGCGATGCGTCGGTGGTTTTGCCCGAACCCGGAGCACCGATGATTAAAAATAGTTTTTTCATAAATTTTCCTTTTGTAGCCTTGTCTTTTGAGTGCTTTTTGCGGAGCTAGTAAAATTTTGGCTCGATGAACTATATGTTCTATCTACGCCAAAATTTTACGTCGCAACCCCAAAAATCATCTCAAAATACTTGGCTCGATTTTTTAAAATTTTGGTCAAATACTCAAAGCGAAAGTATCTTGCGATGAATTTGAATGTTGCGACGAAAATTTAGCCCAAGATAAGGCATATAGCCTATTGCAGGGCGAAATTTTCTAGCTCATTTAAAGGCACGCAAGAGACGACGCTTTCAAGTTTATTTTTCTTTTTCTCGCAGCCTTAACCCTAATTCTCTCAACTGCTCACCGCTAGCTTCGCTAGGCGCCTTAGTTAGCGGGCACTGAGCGCGCTGAGTTTTAGGGAAGGCGATGACGTCGCGGATCGAGCTAGTTTTATTTACTAGCATATTTAGCCTATCAAAGCCGATTGCGATACCGCCGTGCGGAGGCGCGCCGAAGCTTAACGCATCGAGCAAGAAGCCGAATTTCTCGCGTTGCTCGGCTTCGTCGATACCAAGTAGCTTAAATACCTTTTGCTGGACGTCGTTTTTGTGTATCCTAACGCTACCGCCGCCAAGCTCATAGCCGTTAAGAACGACGTCGTGAGCGACCGAGAGGATGTCCTCGAGATCGGGCTCGTCGATATTTTTAGGCATGGTAAAGGGATGGTGCATGGCCGAGTAGCTACCGTCGTCGTTTTGCTCAAACATCGGGAAGTCAAGCACCCACAAAAACTCCATTTTGTTTTGGTCGATGATGCCCATTTGCTCGGCTAGGAAAATCCTAAATCGACCCATGTAGTCAAGTACGACTTTTTTCTTGCCGGCGCCGAAAAATACGACGTCGCCGACCTTTAGCTCGCAGCGAGCTACAATCTCGTCAAGGTCGCTTTGCTCGAAAAATTTGCAAAGCGGCCCTTTTAGCCCGTCCTCTTTCATCTGGAAGTAGCCAAGGCCTTGAGCGCCGAATTTGCGGACGAATTCCTCAAAGCGGTTCATCTCGCGCTTACTAAAGATATTATCGCCGTTTGGTACTTTTAGCGCTTTGACGCGGTTTTTCTTAGGCTCGCTTGCTATTTTGCTAAATATTTCATTTGACGAGCGCGCGAAAATGTCGATAACGTCGATCATTTTTAGATCGTAGCGCAGGTCGGGTTTGTCGCTGCCGTAGCTCTCGGTAGCCTCTTTGTAGCTCATGCGGCGGAAAGGTATTTGGATATCGTATCCGCAGGCGGCAAAGACGTCTTTTAGCATAGTTTCGGCCATATTTAGGATGTCTTCTTGCTCGATGAAGCTCATCTCGATATCTATCTGCGTAAATTCAGGCTGTCTATCCGCGCGCAAGTCCTCGTCGCGGAAACATTTTGCGATCTGGAAATATTTATCAAAGCCAGAGCACATTAAAAGCTGTTTGAAAAGCTGCGGGCTTTGCGGCAGAGCGTAAAACTGGCCCGGATATACGCGGCTAGGCACTAGATAGTCTCTGGCGCCCTCCGGCGTCGCGCGCGTTAAAATCGGCGTTTCAAACTCGATAAAGCCCATTTTATCTAGGCTGTTTCTAGCTGCGATCGCCGCTTTTGAGCGCATTTTAAAGATATTTTGAAGTTTCTCGTTTCTAAGGTCTAAAAATCT
Protein-coding regions in this window:
- a CDS encoding adenylate kinase; this translates as MKKLFLIIGAPGSGKTTDASLIAQEDAKFAHFSTGDLLRTEVTSGSELGKLIDGFISKGNLVPLDVVVNAIVSAIKSSDKSNVIIDGYPRSVEQMTELDKVLAAQNEIALKGVIEVDVSEAVARERVLGRARGADDNNEVFNNRMKVYLEPIEAIRKFYKEKGLLHVVNGERAIEPIVADVKALVNSL
- the ppa gene encoding inorganic diphosphatase, coding for MDVSKIKAGSNPDKINAVIEIPYGSNIKYEIDKDSGAVVVDRVLYSAMFYPANYGFVPNTLAADGDPADILVLNEYPLQAGSVIPCRLIGVLVMEDEAGMDEKLLAVPVTKIDPRFDGIKSYKDLPEATLNKIKNFFETYKILEPNKWVKVKEFKDANAAKEILDAAIKNYK
- a CDS encoding DUF937 domain-containing protein; this encodes MDILKLLLGNSSGMIDAMSQKSGLATNDVEAVISKIAPIFMQRANENFKSDADSSNFLDMIRRSNLDEMADAPQNISVAEGNELLGVLTGSKENSRALASDVGSQLGISADSIKTLLPMIAPMIAGMLNNQLKASNLQGSADSGSMMSMLTQFLDQNKDGSIVDDIFRIAGNFLGKK
- the aspS gene encoding aspartate--tRNA ligase yields the protein MRSHYCTDLSSADIGKEVTLCGWVNTYRDHGGVIFLDLRDRTGLIQIVCDPADSKSSHEAASHVRDEYVLRIKGKVRARGEGLVNPRLKTGEIEVVASEVIVENPSEPLPFVIGDESVNEDIRLKYRFLDLRNEKLQNIFKMRSKAAIAARNSLDKMGFIEFETPILTRATPEGARDYLVPSRVYPGQFYALPQSPQLFKQLLMCSGFDKYFQIAKCFRDEDLRADRQPEFTQIDIEMSFIEQEDILNMAETMLKDVFAACGYDIQIPFRRMSYKEATESYGSDKPDLRYDLKMIDVIDIFARSSNEIFSKIASEPKKNRVKALKVPNGDNIFSKREMNRFEEFVRKFGAQGLGYFQMKEDGLKGPLCKFFEQSDLDEIVARCELKVGDVVFFGAGKKKVVLDYMGRFRIFLAEQMGIIDQNKMEFLWVLDFPMFEQNDDGSYSAMHHPFTMPKNIDEPDLEDILSVAHDVVLNGYELGGGSVRIHKNDVQQKVFKLLGIDEAEQREKFGFLLDALSFGAPPHGGIAIGFDRLNMLVNKTSSIRDVIAFPKTQRAQCPLTKAPSEASGEQLRELGLRLREKEK
- a CDS encoding NirD/YgiW/YdeI family stress tolerance protein, coding for MFKKIVLSAALASAMFAAGGFTGSNAQSAANQGGFVGKGAMSASSVKQALTLPDDARIVLEGKIVSEFRPEHYQFVDKNGDAIEVEIDHEDWRGVTVDENTPVRIYGEVDKDFTKTSIDVKTIEIIK